In Spiroplasma chinense, a single window of DNA contains:
- a CDS encoding septation ring formation regulator EzrA, translating into MLMKWNINTMFSETVTLICFSVFFACLAIAFIILILLTIYRKITQTIASTIDLIDSIKKSPLRDMLKRVAIVYEESGALEKEYAIWRTKYEILYEIELQKVMVKLVTRIKKSSSTSPLISNLKAYKEIYETTSDINQRLHTIFMEIKTAFEIETVQRDFVTSQKEIFAKLRDEFTILTLNNFEIDENHLNKTLGMIENLFEEFYVLIQDGIYKESLDTLDKIQQALKFLIELLDAIPYIVSSISDVIPQKLVDLKNKYIIFSSNIKKINTYAQKFGVLESKIESIRFDLKNQIKKLQYKRAGKLLSKAFELIEDFRTEAEHNDTLKNFFEINGESIRANFASIKQSTRAIEIAFEKVNAFSKPSSREWYEFETVRAHAIRTQNRADAIFAELDLASQNNKDINLNEIKDKMIQVMNEGIQDVIALAKSAKAVENQSDNKDTMLNNVVFLQSVLNQCDVKINQYKSISELERFIPPINEMYSQLAKFSKENLAKVESNEQKELISKDLAILGERIWSLVSGLNDAIFLDYISQEIITYMERYVGKVPKIEEVIIRCEKLFEERHLEALLSFALENLTIIKKAR; encoded by the coding sequence ATGCTAATGAAATGAAACATAAATACAATGTTTTCAGAAACTGTAACACTGATTTGTTTTAGTGTATTTTTTGCTTGTCTTGCAATAGCGTTTATTATTTTAATTTTATTAACAATTTACAGAAAAATTACACAGACAATTGCTTCAACTATTGATCTAATTGACAGTATCAAAAAGTCACCTTTAAGAGACATGCTTAAAAGGGTAGCAATTGTTTATGAAGAATCTGGTGCTTTAGAAAAAGAATATGCTATTTGAAGAACAAAATATGAAATACTTTATGAAATCGAACTTCAAAAAGTTATGGTAAAACTTGTAACAAGAATTAAAAAAAGTTCTTCAACAAGTCCTTTAATAAGTAATCTAAAAGCGTACAAAGAAATTTATGAAACTACATCTGATATTAACCAAAGATTACACACTATATTTATGGAAATTAAAACAGCTTTTGAAATAGAAACAGTACAAAGAGATTTTGTAACAAGTCAAAAAGAAATTTTTGCAAAATTAAGAGATGAATTTACTATTTTAACTTTAAATAATTTTGAAATTGATGAAAATCATTTGAATAAAACTTTAGGAATGATAGAAAATTTATTTGAAGAATTCTATGTTTTAATTCAGGATGGTATTTATAAAGAGAGTTTAGATACTTTAGACAAAATTCAACAAGCTTTAAAATTTTTAATCGAGTTATTAGACGCAATACCTTATATTGTTTCTTCAATTTCTGACGTTATTCCTCAGAAATTGGTAGATTTAAAAAATAAATATATCATTTTCTCAAGCAATATAAAGAAAATAAATACATATGCTCAAAAATTTGGTGTATTAGAATCAAAAATCGAATCAATAAGATTTGATTTAAAAAATCAAATTAAAAAATTGCAATATAAAAGAGCTGGTAAGTTACTTTCTAAAGCCTTTGAATTGATAGAAGATTTCAGAACAGAGGCAGAACATAATGATACATTAAAGAACTTCTTTGAAATTAATGGTGAATCTATTAGAGCCAATTTTGCAAGTATTAAACAATCAACAAGAGCTATAGAAATAGCCTTTGAAAAAGTTAATGCATTTAGTAAACCAAGTTCAAGAGAATGATACGAATTTGAAACAGTAAGAGCTCATGCTATTAGAACTCAGAATAGAGCTGATGCAATTTTTGCAGAGCTTGATTTAGCAAGTCAAAATAACAAAGATATAAACTTAAATGAAATTAAAGACAAAATGATCCAAGTTATGAATGAGGGTATCCAGGACGTAATAGCGCTTGCAAAATCTGCAAAAGCAGTTGAAAATCAAAGCGATAACAAAGATACTATGTTAAATAATGTTGTATTTTTACAAAGTGTTTTAAATCAATGTGATGTTAAAATAAATCAATACAAGTCTATTTCAGAATTAGAAAGATTTATTCCGCCAATTAATGAAATGTATTCACAGTTGGCTAAATTCTCAAAAGAGAATTTAGCCAAGGTAGAATCTAATGAGCAAAAAGAACTTATATCCAAAGATTTAGCGATTTTGGGTGAAAGAATTTGAAGTCTAGTTTCTGGATTAAATGATGCAATATTCTTAGATTATATTTCACAAGAAATAATCACTTACATGGAAAGATATGTAGGTAAAGTTCCAAAAATTGAAGAAGTGATTATTAGATGTGAAAAACTTTTCGAAGAAAGACATTTAGAAGCGCTTTTAAGTTTTGCTTTGGAAAACTTAACAATCATCAAAAAAGCTAGATAA
- a CDS encoding lipoprotein, producing MKKLLSIFAATSVVATTSATVVACGNVASLSFEAEKKDADVVSNLSDYIAEKKLKADMKDLTLPTEIKGEPTITNKGKMDGKDVAYIGLDSSLEKNKALFALFKQSKDLKASESTDKLTVTEYYFSLKGDKDATSFELFLGKFEKKYTEEKKAVTFTYTSINKKTIKIAQ from the coding sequence ATGAAAAAATTATTAAGTATATTTGCAGCTACAAGTGTGGTTGCAACAACTAGTGCTACAGTAGTAGCATGCGGGAATGTAGCTTCGTTGTCATTTGAGGCAGAAAAAAAAGATGCAGATGTAGTTTCAAATCTTAGTGACTATATAGCAGAAAAAAAACTTAAAGCAGATATGAAAGACCTAACATTACCAACAGAGATTAAAGGGGAACCTACAATTACAAATAAAGGTAAAATGGATGGAAAAGATGTTGCTTACATAGGTTTGGATTCAAGTTTAGAAAAAAATAAAGCACTTTTTGCTTTATTTAAACAATCAAAAGATCTTAAAGCTTCAGAATCTACAGATAAATTAACTGTAACTGAATATTACTTTAGTCTTAAAGGTGACAAGGACGCTACTAGCTTTGAGTTATTTTTAGGTAAATTTGAAAAAAAATATACTGAAGAGAAAAAAGCAGTAACATTTACTTATACTTCAATTAATAAAAAAACTATTAAAATAGCACAATAA
- a CDS encoding lipoprotein: MKKLLSLFVATSLVATSSSITIACAQKIKNLTMVEEKSESDLLLNLHELIENKKVERDLNDTKVGDFTIGPIQVKTKGKIQGELIALLGVELEGVNDNISINEELFTFFQESKDLKPEVSLQTFESTTYFFSAKGKKEATSFELFLGKMSSSFKGSNLLNVVITYKTLNKFKVNISQ, translated from the coding sequence ATGAAGAAATTATTAAGTCTTTTTGTTGCAACTAGCTTAGTTGCAACATCAAGTTCTATAACAATAGCTTGTGCTCAAAAAATTAAAAACTTAACTATGGTTGAAGAAAAAAGTGAAAGTGATTTACTTTTAAATTTGCATGAATTAATTGAAAATAAAAAAGTGGAAAGAGATTTAAATGATACAAAGGTTGGAGACTTTACTATAGGTCCTATTCAAGTCAAAACAAAGGGAAAGATTCAAGGTGAATTAATAGCTTTATTGGGAGTGGAACTCGAAGGTGTTAACGATAATATTTCAATCAATGAAGAATTATTTACATTTTTTCAAGAATCTAAAGATCTAAAACCAGAAGTTTCTTTACAAACTTTTGAAAGTACTACTTACTTTTTTAGCGCTAAAGGAAAAAAAGAAGCTACAAGTTTTGAATTATTTTTAGGAAAAATGAGCAGTTCATTTAAAGGAAGTAATCTTTTGAATGTAGTTATAACTTATAAAACTTTAAATAAGTTTAAAGTAAATATTTCACAATAA
- a CDS encoding lipoprotein: MKKLLSLFAATGLVATTSATVVACGDKVETLTWADDKKIEDFVKEASLDTNADGKLDLDFKTPEMPKIDGVTIKGSIKGQIIDSLDKEKGGLGTYFKETKELVSNEETSYVLTAEGNKDDKTVTIYVIKIVGKDVKYEDAVPTSGKITYSTLNKIKLDLPQPKAE, translated from the coding sequence ATGAAAAAATTATTAAGTTTATTTGCAGCTACAGGACTTGTAGCAACAACTAGTGCTACAGTAGTAGCTTGTGGTGATAAAGTAGAAACTCTTACATGAGCTGATGATAAAAAAATCGAAGATTTTGTAAAAGAAGCATCTTTAGATACAAATGCTGATGGAAAATTAGATTTAGACTTTAAAACTCCAGAAATGCCAAAAATTGATGGTGTAACTATTAAAGGATCTATAAAAGGTCAAATTATAGACTCATTGGATAAAGAAAAAGGTGGACTTGGAACTTACTTTAAAGAAACTAAAGAACTAGTTTCTAATGAAGAAACTAGCTATGTTTTAACAGCTGAAGGGAATAAAGATGATAAAACAGTTACAATTTATGTTATTAAAATTGTTGGTAAAGATGTAAAGTATGAAGATGCTGTGCCTACAAGTGGAAAAATAACTTACTCTACTCTTAATAAAATAAAATTAGACTTACCTCAACCAAAAGCTGAATAG
- a CDS encoding lipoprotein, translated as MKKLLSLFAATGLVATTSATVVACGDKVETLTIINGEDNLKKLVKLLSVDKDGDGKIDRDTKAEEWDKDYKIDDVKTTGSIEGETVDEWGFITAYFNETKDLKNDKKKDDSGIQGNTYTTTVVGKKDATKVTVYVNKVNFDVKIQDGKQSGSVTGSVIGKIVITLPVTK; from the coding sequence ATGAAAAAATTATTAAGTTTATTTGCAGCTACAGGACTTGTAGCAACAACTAGTGCTACAGTAGTAGCTTGTGGTGATAAAGTAGAAACCTTAACTATTATAAACGGAGAAGATAACTTAAAAAAACTAGTAAAACTTTTAAGTGTCGATAAAGATGGAGATGGAAAGATTGATAGAGATACTAAAGCTGAAGAATGGGATAAAGATTATAAAATAGATGATGTAAAAACAACTGGAAGTATCGAGGGAGAAACAGTAGATGAGTGAGGATTTATCACAGCGTATTTCAATGAAACTAAGGATTTGAAAAATGATAAGAAAAAGGATGATTCAGGTATCCAAGGTAACACTTACACTACAACAGTTGTTGGTAAGAAAGATGCTACAAAAGTAACAGTTTATGTTAATAAAGTAAATTTTGATGTAAAGATTCAAGATGGTAAACAATCGGGGAGTGTAACAGGTTCTGTTATTGGTAAAATAGTGATCACTTTACCAGTGACAAAATAA
- a CDS encoding lipoprotein, with amino-acid sequence MKKLLGIFAATGLVATTSATVVACGDKVNDLSLVGGDDFNLETLVSKLKIDEDGDGKLDKDYNEVDETYAAQFKMGSVKVTGTLKGTAVNTNTNEFFMQTKELKDDLQMGENSMTGPLYVTTLIGVKGESKAVMYISCLTYNVSGDSVENVSGTIKIKTVGKYELTLPTPESKPDTNEETPSGTE; translated from the coding sequence ATGAAAAAATTATTAGGAATTTTTGCAGCTACAGGACTTGTAGCTACAACTAGCGCTACAGTAGTTGCTTGTGGAGATAAAGTTAATGATTTATCTCTAGTTGGTGGAGATGATTTTAATCTTGAAACTTTAGTATCAAAATTAAAAATTGATGAAGATGGAGACGGAAAATTAGACAAAGATTATAACGAGGTAGATGAAACATATGCTGCACAATTTAAAATGGGTTCAGTAAAGGTTACTGGAACACTTAAAGGAACTGCGGTTAATACAAATACAAATGAATTCTTTATGCAAACTAAGGAACTTAAAGATGATTTGCAAATGGGTGAAAATTCAATGACAGGGCCTTTATATGTTACAACTTTAATAGGAGTTAAAGGTGAAAGCAAGGCTGTTATGTACATTTCTTGTCTTACTTATAACGTTAGCGGGGACTCTGTAGAAAATGTTTCAGGAACTATTAAAATAAAAACAGTTGGTAAATATGAATTAACATTACCTACACCCGAATCTAAACCAGATACTAATGAAGAAACTCCATCAGGAACAGAATAA
- a CDS encoding lipoprotein, whose product MKKLLGLFAATSLSAISVSQVVSCETKYESLTWLQEGQNKDFVKAAKLDEDGDGKLDRSYSEESSEGSWGITVKGKVLGEPIQMIGGFDGDGVFVQREVSQFFKQTKDLTGTKTEFYLITVYGSKGETSVDVYLVEVVLTNALFEIDEEDGKEYLAGGEIDLKTLNQLKVSLV is encoded by the coding sequence ATGAAAAAATTATTAGGATTATTTGCAGCAACAAGTTTGTCTGCAATAAGTGTTTCACAAGTTGTGTCATGTGAAACAAAATATGAAAGCTTAACTTGATTACAAGAAGGACAAAATAAAGACTTTGTAAAAGCTGCTAAACTGGATGAAGATGGTGATGGAAAGTTAGATAGAAGTTATTCAGAAGAAAGTTCTGAAGGAAGTTGAGGAATTACAGTAAAAGGAAAAGTTTTGGGTGAACCAATTCAAATGATTGGTGGATTTGATGGTGATGGAGTGTTTGTACAAAGAGAAGTGAGTCAATTCTTTAAACAAACCAAAGATTTGACAGGGACTAAAACAGAATTTTATCTTATAACAGTATATGGTAGTAAGGGCGAAACTTCAGTTGATGTTTATTTAGTAGAAGTTGTATTAACAAATGCACTTTTTGAAATTGATGAAGAGGATGGAAAAGAGTATCTTGCTGGAGGAGAAATTGATCTAAAAACTTTAAATCAATTAAAAGTAAGTTTAGTTTAA
- the rpsD gene encoding 30S ribosomal protein S4, producing MSRYTGSTFKKARRYGFSILENGKEFSKGKKRTTAPGQHGARRTKLSGYGQQMQEKQKVKFMYGLTERQFRNTYARAKKLSGITGTNFLQLLESRLDNVVYRMGLSLTRQGARQLVSHGHILVNGKKLDIPSYIVKPGETIALKDKMQKNDKVVEALTSNASTVEFVKFDKAKFEGTFVRLPERKELNQEINDALIVEWYNRLIK from the coding sequence ATGTCAAGATATACAGGATCTACATTTAAAAAGGCTAGAAGATATGGTTTTTCAATCTTAGAAAATGGTAAAGAATTTTCAAAAGGTAAAAAAAGAACTACAGCTCCTGGTCAACACGGAGCTAGAAGAACTAAATTATCTGGTTACGGACAACAAATGCAAGAAAAACAAAAAGTTAAATTCATGTATGGTTTAACTGAAAGACAATTTAGAAATACTTACGCAAGAGCTAAAAAACTTTCAGGAATTACAGGTACTAACTTTTTACAATTATTAGAATCAAGATTAGACAACGTAGTTTACAGAATGGGATTATCTTTAACTAGACAAGGTGCAAGACAATTAGTAAGTCACGGTCACATTTTAGTTAATGGTAAAAAATTAGACATTCCTTCATACATTGTTAAACCTGGTGAAACTATTGCATTAAAAGATAAAATGCAAAAAAATGACAAAGTGGTTGAAGCATTAACATCAAACGCATCAACAGTTGAATTTGTTAAATTTGATAAAGCAAAATTCGAAGGTACTTTTGTTAGATTACCAGAAAGAAAAGAATTAAACCAAGAAATTAACGATGCATTAATCGTTGAATGATACAACCGTTTAATTAAATAA
- a CDS encoding GNAT family N-acetyltransferase: MRKYFLTTSRIGFSTWKEKDLPLALSLWGQPEVSQYVSVSGKFSNEEIEERLKFEMSNFENYKIQYFPFFDLETEEFIGCCGLKPFNIENKIYETGFYLKKEFWHKGLAKEAFGAIIEYSFNKLKAKELRAGHHPLNDASKNLLKKMNFQYFQDSYYEPTNLLHPLYYLKNE; encoded by the coding sequence ATGAGAAAGTATTTTTTAACAACTTCAAGAATAGGATTTTCTACATGAAAAGAAAAAGACTTACCTTTAGCCCTCTCTTTATGAGGGCAACCAGAAGTAAGTCAATATGTTTCTGTTAGTGGGAAATTTAGTAACGAAGAGATTGAAGAGCGATTAAAGTTTGAAATGAGTAACTTTGAAAACTATAAAATCCAATATTTCCCCTTTTTTGATCTAGAAACAGAAGAGTTTATTGGTTGCTGTGGTTTAAAACCTTTTAATATAGAAAACAAAATCTATGAAACAGGATTCTACTTAAAAAAAGAATTTTGACATAAAGGTTTAGCTAAAGAAGCTTTTGGAGCAATTATAGAATACAGTTTTAATAAGTTAAAAGCAAAAGAATTAAGAGCTGGACATCACCCCTTAAATGATGCTTCTAAAAACTTATTAAAGAAAATGAATTTTCAGTATTTTCAAGATTCTTACTATGAACCAACAAATTTATTACACCCTCTTTATTATTTAAAAAACGAATAG
- a CDS encoding SDR family NAD(P)-dependent oxidoreductase has translation MGKIKVQPNRYAIVTGASKGLGYAYCEELLKIGYNIIGVARDCSSLKQLEEKYPNLKIEAWNMDMSIFENNQKLFDKAKEFDVEIVINNAGYGVWGYFQDSSLESEMNMVDLNIKSLHALTKLFVQEFQRKGYGRVLNVGSMASFTPAPVFASYYASKAYVWSLGVAVNTELKKTKSKVRVITLCPGPLKTDFWNRSSDQKDAKYKSTVKVMKTSVYARKSLKSGLKTKKKNFIITGATNKFVKKLTSFAPQSIVLSSVYNYQRKRK, from the coding sequence ATGGGAAAAATAAAAGTTCAACCAAATAGATATGCAATTGTAACTGGAGCTAGTAAAGGTCTTGGTTATGCATATTGTGAAGAATTGTTAAAAATAGGTTACAACATAATTGGTGTAGCAAGAGATTGTTCTAGTTTAAAACAACTAGAAGAAAAATATCCTAACCTTAAAATAGAGGCTTGAAATATGGATATGAGTATTTTTGAAAATAACCAAAAGTTATTTGATAAAGCTAAAGAATTTGATGTAGAAATAGTTATAAATAATGCAGGTTATGGAGTTTGAGGTTATTTCCAAGATAGTAGTTTAGAGAGCGAAATGAATATGGTAGATTTAAATATTAAATCACTTCATGCTCTAACAAAACTATTTGTACAAGAATTTCAAAGAAAAGGTTATGGAAGAGTTTTAAATGTAGGTTCAATGGCTTCATTTACACCAGCTCCAGTTTTTGCTTCATATTATGCTTCAAAAGCATATGTATGAAGTTTAGGAGTGGCTGTAAATACAGAACTTAAAAAAACTAAATCTAAAGTAAGAGTAATTACTTTATGTCCAGGGCCATTAAAAACTGATTTTTGAAACAGAAGTAGTGATCAAAAAGATGCAAAATATAAATCTACAGTAAAAGTTATGAAAACTAGTGTTTATGCTAGAAAAAGTTTAAAATCAGGATTAAAAACTAAGAAAAAGAACTTTATCATCACTGGTGCTACAAACAAATTTGTTAAAAAATTAACTTCATTTGCACCACAATCTATTGTTCTAAGTTCAGTTTATAATTATCAAAGAAAAAGAAAATAA
- the pgsA gene encoding CDP-diacylglycerol--glycerol-3-phosphate 3-phosphatidyltransferase, whose translation MNWANRITMVRIMLIPVIVVLMILFSFGGNTTLFNVFDTTIDFKQYSLPVTYLIAGILFVIACLTDALDGYVARHYNQVTTFGKFFDSIADKLLTNAVLIVFAVAGIIPVWMVVILICRDFIIDVVRQILATETVVMSANKLGKYRAASEMIGMTILFFAGFRMFGGQTNASGFWDEYGIVNQLIMIPMYLTTILSIVSAFNYIYLNRKVLLDTSNRKKD comes from the coding sequence ATGAACTGAGCAAATAGAATTACTATGGTAAGAATTATGTTAATTCCAGTTATTGTAGTACTTATGATCTTATTTAGTTTTGGAGGAAACACAACTTTATTTAATGTTTTTGACACAACTATAGACTTTAAACAATATAGCTTACCTGTAACATATTTAATTGCAGGAATATTATTTGTTATAGCTTGTTTAACTGATGCACTTGATGGTTATGTTGCAAGACATTACAACCAAGTTACAACTTTTGGGAAGTTTTTTGACTCAATAGCTGACAAGCTATTAACAAATGCAGTATTAATAGTTTTTGCAGTTGCAGGTATTATTCCAGTTTGAATGGTTGTTATCTTAATTTGTAGAGACTTTATAATTGATGTTGTTAGACAAATTTTGGCAACAGAAACTGTCGTTATGTCTGCAAACAAATTAGGAAAATATAGAGCAGCATCAGAAATGATTGGAATGACAATTTTATTCTTTGCAGGATTTAGAATGTTTGGTGGACAAACAAATGCTAGTGGTTTTTGAGATGAATATGGCATTGTAAACCAATTAATTATGATTCCAATGTACTTAACAACAATTCTTTCAATCGTATCTGCATTTAACTATATTTACTTAAATAGAAAAGTTCTGTTAGATACATCAAACAGAAAAAAAGATTAA
- a CDS encoding DUF3800 domain-containing protein, whose product MEQIFSDKLYIALDESGKLNRNDIGNYFIVGGFLYSDKELVKSTIRKVELDIKNKYNIPKDYELKGNKSNEMATIDFINEVFAELGNKIKPVFSVIARNELPEHFTVNEMLAYDFFVNNLIRYYSKKYNFKEHFKDIFVLMDERNLKKTDLNQLENLLKTNFIEKPFNITTYYLSSKLTDVIRFADVLDHVVYTFYNNPDSEKNALYQTKIDKEILNRFKSGTIYYPFTDSYFKSLEKMKKNGAQ is encoded by the coding sequence ATGGAGCAAATCTTTTCAGACAAACTTTATATCGCTTTAGATGAGAGTGGCAAGCTTAATCGAAACGATATAGGTAATTATTTTATTGTTGGTGGGTTTCTTTACAGTGATAAAGAACTTGTAAAATCAACAATAAGAAAAGTAGAGTTAGATATAAAAAATAAATACAATATCCCCAAGGATTATGAACTTAAAGGTAACAAATCTAATGAAATGGCAACAATAGATTTTATAAATGAAGTTTTTGCAGAATTGGGAAACAAAATAAAACCTGTTTTTTCTGTAATTGCAAGAAATGAACTTCCAGAACACTTTACTGTTAACGAAATGTTAGCTTACGATTTTTTCGTAAATAACTTGATTCGTTATTATTCAAAAAAATATAATTTTAAAGAACACTTTAAGGATATATTTGTATTGATGGATGAAAGAAATCTTAAAAAAACAGATTTAAACCAGCTAGAAAATCTTTTAAAAACTAATTTTATTGAAAAACCATTCAATATTACAACCTATTACTTATCAAGTAAATTAACTGATGTAATTAGGTTTGCAGACGTTTTGGATCATGTGGTATATACTTTCTACAATAATCCTGATTCAGAAAAAAATGCTCTTTATCAAACAAAAATAGATAAAGAAATTTTAAACAGATTTAAAAGTGGAACTATTTATTATCCATTTACTGACTCTTACTTTAAATCACTTGAAAAAATGAAAAAAAATGGTGCACAATAG
- the tyrS gene encoding tyrosine--tRNA ligase, which yields MKFILEELKDRGLLKQVTNEEKVKNAQETNAGVYCGFDPTADSLHIGHLIQLINLKRFGEHGFSPIAIIGGATGMIGDPSFKSQERQLLTLEQVGENVKAIEKQIKGLVPNVKIANNADWLSTMSLIDFLRIIGKDFNLAYLLAKDNIASRIEKGLSITEFSYTMLQGYDFFNLYEKFNCTVQIGGSDQWGNITSGTDYIASKIGRENSKACGITMNLLTKKDGVKFGKTEGGAIWLDANKTNEYEFYQFFINQEDQDLETLFNYLTVLPVEEIKSILEEHNKEPFKRLGQKRLAQEVTTWVHGQKGYERAIYITQAIFSGKLAELNSEDLKIVIQAIPNSKAKADLSIIEFLVESKIASSNREARELIRDKAITILEQNEFTEQDSVGKKFSSLENIVIVKKGKRKYYSVELI from the coding sequence ATGAAGTTTATTTTGGAAGAACTAAAAGATAGGGGTTTGCTTAAACAAGTCACTAATGAAGAAAAAGTTAAAAATGCCCAAGAAACAAATGCTGGAGTTTATTGTGGATTTGATCCAACAGCAGATTCATTACATATTGGTCATTTAATTCAATTAATAAACTTAAAAAGATTTGGTGAACATGGATTTTCTCCAATTGCCATAATTGGTGGAGCAACTGGAATGATTGGTGATCCAAGTTTTAAAAGTCAAGAAAGACAATTATTGACTCTAGAACAAGTTGGAGAAAATGTTAAAGCAATTGAAAAACAAATTAAAGGACTAGTTCCAAATGTTAAAATTGCAAATAATGCTGACTGATTATCTACTATGTCACTTATCGATTTTTTAAGAATTATTGGTAAAGACTTTAACTTAGCATATTTATTAGCAAAAGATAATATTGCTTCTAGAATAGAGAAAGGTTTAAGTATTACCGAATTCTCTTACACAATGTTACAAGGATATGATTTTTTCAATTTATATGAAAAATTTAATTGTACAGTACAAATTGGTGGTTCTGATCAATGAGGTAACATAACAAGTGGAACTGATTATATTGCTTCAAAAATTGGAAGAGAAAATTCAAAAGCTTGTGGGATAACTATGAATCTTTTAACAAAAAAAGATGGAGTTAAATTTGGTAAAACTGAAGGTGGAGCTATTTGATTAGATGCAAATAAAACTAATGAATATGAATTCTACCAATTTTTCATAAATCAAGAAGACCAAGATTTAGAAACTTTATTTAATTATTTAACTGTTTTACCAGTTGAAGAAATAAAATCAATTTTAGAAGAACATAACAAAGAACCTTTTAAAAGATTGGGACAAAAAAGATTGGCGCAAGAAGTGACAACTTGAGTTCACGGACAAAAAGGTTATGAAAGAGCAATATATATTACACAAGCAATCTTTAGTGGTAAATTGGCAGAATTAAACTCTGAAGATTTAAAAATAGTAATTCAAGCTATTCCTAATTCAAAAGCAAAAGCAGATCTTTCTATTATAGAATTTTTAGTAGAATCAAAAATAGCTTCATCTAATAGAGAAGCTAGAGAATTAATTAGAGATAAAGCGATAACAATTTTAGAACAAAATGAATTTACAGAGCAAGATAGTGTTGGAAAAAAATTTTCATCTTTGGAAAATATTGTCATAGTGAAAAAAGGAAAAAGAAAATATTATAGTGTAGAATTAATTTAG
- a CDS encoding YtxH domain-containing protein, translated as MFKLFKLVSWMALGMMLAPKKGIELRSDFVDYLKKYRPQINKFINTMDEAWKKSQGNESDEVVTSVEMKLDKVKQASDELDAAKTKELAYKALLKIGDISLKIGKEIVKSDNMKEIAKDLAIITVDVIDKADEVYAQVKDVSTSMSEDVHEKGDTKKAIEIAKEKK; from the coding sequence ATGTTCAAATTATTTAAATTAGTCAGTTGAATGGCGTTGGGTATGATGTTAGCTCCTAAAAAAGGTATAGAACTTAGAAGTGATTTTGTAGATTACTTAAAAAAATATCGTCCTCAAATTAATAAATTTATCAACACAATGGATGAAGCTTGAAAAAAATCACAAGGTAACGAAAGTGATGAAGTTGTAACAAGTGTTGAAATGAAATTAGATAAAGTAAAACAAGCAAGTGATGAACTTGATGCTGCAAAAACAAAAGAATTAGCTTACAAAGCATTATTAAAAATTGGAGACATTTCTTTAAAAATAGGTAAAGAAATTGTTAAATCAGATAACATGAAAGAAATTGCAAAAGATCTTGCAATTATCACAGTGGATGTTATTGATAAGGCTGATGAAGTTTATGCACAAGTAAAAGATGTATCAACAAGTATGAGTGAAGATGTTCACGAAAAAGGAGATACAAAAAAAGCTATTGAAATAGCTAAGGAGAAAAAATAA